One Lepus europaeus isolate LE1 chromosome 7, mLepTim1.pri, whole genome shotgun sequence DNA segment encodes these proteins:
- the PSMA1 gene encoding proteasome subunit alpha type-1 — protein MFRNQYDNDVTVWSPQGRIHQIEYAMEAVKQGSATVGLKSKTHAVLVALKRAQSELAAHQKKILHVDNHIGISIAGLTADARLLCNFMRQECLDSRFVFDRPLPVSRLVSLIGSKTQIPTQRYGRRPYGVGLLIAGYDDMGPHIFQTCPSANYFDCRAMSIGARSQSARTYLERHMSEFMECNLNELVKHGLRALRETLPAEQDLTTKNVSIGIVGKDLEFTIYDDDDVSPFLEGLEERPQRKAQPAQPADEPAEKADEPMEH, from the exons ATG tTTCGTAACCAGTATGACAATGATGTCACTGTTTGGAGTCCTCAG ggcAGGATTCATCAAATTGAATATGCAATGGAAGCTGTTAAGCAAGGTTCAGCCACAGTTGGTCTGAAATCAAAAACCCATGCAGTTTTGGTTGCATTGAAG AGGGCACAGTCAGAGCTTGCAGCTCATCAGAAAAAAATTCTCCATGTTGACAACCATATTGGTATTTCAATTGCGGGGCTTACTGCTGATGCTAGGCTGTTATG taATTTTATGCGCCAGGAATGTTTGGATTCCAGATTTGTATTTGACAGACCACTTCCGGTGTCTCGTCTTGTATCTCTAATTGGAAGCA AGACCCAGATACCAACACAAAGGTATGGCCGGAGACCCTATGGTGTTGGACTGCTTATTGCTGGATATGAT GATATGGGCCCTCACATTTTCCAAACCTGTCCATCTGCTAACTATTTTGACTGCAGAGCTATGTCCATTGGAGCCCGTTCTCAATCAGCTCGTACTTACTTGGAAAGACATATGTCTGAGTTTATGGAGT GCAATTTAAATGAACTGGTTAAACATGGCCTGCGTGCATTAAGAGAGACACTTCCTGCAGAGCAGGACCTAACTACAAAG AATGTTTCCATTGGAATTGTTGGGAAAGACTTGGAGTTTACAatttatgatgatgatgatgtatcTCCATTCCTGGAAGGTCTTGAAGAAAGACCACAGAGGAAAGCACAG